From the Eschrichtius robustus isolate mEscRob2 chromosome 3, mEscRob2.pri, whole genome shotgun sequence genome, the window CGACGCTGCGCGGGGCGCCTGGGACTCGCCCAGACCCCCCGATTGGCGCTCAGCAGCCCGCCCTGCCCAGGAGGAGTCACCGCGCACAGTGAAGCACTGCCAGTACTTCGGCTGGCCGGACCACGGGGTGCCGGCCGCGCCCACCGGCGTCCTTGGCTTCCTGGACGAGGTGAACCGGGCCCAGAGCAGCATGCCGGGGGCCGGACCCATGGTAGTGCACTGCAGGTGCGACCAGGGACGGGGGCGGGCCAGCGGCACAGGTGCCACCGGGGAAGGGGCCACGGCTTTGTCCCGTCAACCGGCCACAGGCCTCCTGGTCCGTCCCCACAGCGCCGGCATCGGACGCACTGGCACAATCATTGTGCTCGACATCCTGGTGGACGTCATTCGCAGGCAGGGTGAGCCACCCCAGGCAGGCCCCGCCCTGCAGTCGAGCCCCGCCCCTCCCATCGAGCCCCGCCCCTCCCATCGAGCCCCGCCCCGGGTACCGGCCCCTCCCCTTCCATCTAGCCCCGCCCTCCTGCAGTTGCCGGCCCCTCCTATTTCATctggccctcccacctcctccctgcctcacCGCCCCGCCCTGAGCTCGCTCGTCCCCAGGGCTGGACTGCGACATCGACGTCCCCAAGACGATCCAGCATGTGCGGCGGCAGCGCTCGGGGATGGTGCAGACCGAGGCGCAGTACAAGTTCGTGTACTTGGCGCTGCAGCGGTACATCCGGGGCGAGCAGCTACGCCTGCGCGAGCAGGTGGGGACAGGGCCGGGCCGGGGCGGAACCTGCGGGGGCATCACCATGGTGACCAGCGGCCCCTCCCCTCAGCGCGAGCCGCCCGAGGAGCGCGACTCCCTGAAGGTGGGAGCCTCGCCCGCCGACCCCGGCTGTAGCCCCGGACCCGCGCCGTCCCGGGCGCCGGCGGCGTGAGTGGGGCGTCGGGGACCGGGCGGGGGCGGAGTCCCGGCAGGGAGGCCTCGGGGGCGTGGCCCGGGCGTGGGGGCGTGGCCCGGGGCGAGGGGGCGGGATCGCAGGTGGCCCCCAGCCGAAGCCCGTCTCCGCCCGCAGCACCCCGGAGGCCTCCGGCCACGTGTACGAGAACCTGCTGCCACTCGGGCCGTGAGGGCCCCGAGTGCGCGCGCCCCGAGTGGCGCTGGAGCCGTGCGAGAAGGCGGGAGCCCAGCAAGGCCGGCCCTCGCGTTCCTCCGAAGGACTGTGTTTAGGACTGTGCAGACCGGCGCCCAGCCCGGAGCGTTgcggggttggggggcgggggtccCGGGTCTGCCCCTGACCAGGTCTGCACGTCCAGAAATGGTGAGGGAAGGTCAGGAGGTCCGGTGTCCCTGCCTTTCTTGGAGGAGGGGAGGCGGGGCTGCAGGGCTGCGGTTTGTCTCAGCGTGGGAGGCCACCAGTGACCACCTGCACGGCGCAGTGACTATGTGTGACCTTGCGTGTGCCACGTGTTTGAGTGTCAGCCTGTATGTGGGACACGAGTGACCAGCAAGTGAGTGCCAGTCTGTGGTCACCAGCGTTTGTGCCCCTCTCCCTTGCATCCtgcatgccccccaccccttcaGAGCTGCTTCTCAGCCCTGCCCACAGCCGTGGTCTAGGATGTGGCCCAGGCAGCGGCTCAGTCCCTGCCGTGTCCAGGCCTAGCCCAGACCGTCACACTGCGGTCGCGTGtggacaaatgtttgttgaatgagagaATATGTGACATGCTCGTGTGACCACGGTGATGAGGGCGAGGCTCCGTGTGTGCCTGACTGGTCTGTGATGGTGTGACGTCACTGGCCTGTGGTCCACGCTTGCACCCTCCCATCACGGATGTCCCTGTGGCTTTGTGGTCTCCTCAGTAAAATGCCTTCTTCTCAGTTCTGCGTCTTTGTTGGGGCCTGGAGAAAGGGAGCATGTGGGTCCCCACGACTGGGCCCAACTTCCCCAGGGTCTCCCTGAGCCAGAGGCCCAGCTGGTAGGAGCAGGAAGTCCTGGGCTTTGGGGTGAGGGATGAGGAGGCTGAGACCTGTGCGAGCCAGGACCGGCCTGGCCTCTCTTTGCCATGCCAAGCTGGTGGTGCAGGATTCCTGGGGCTAAGGGCAGAACCGggtaggggaggggtgggggttgGCAGGACTCCTGCCCGTCCCTCGCGACACTCGCTTCACCAGCCAGGCCTGGCCCAGGGAGGGTCTGCTGGAGGAACCTGAGGTCTGTGGATCCTCAGGACACGCTGGTTGTCGCCAGCCCCGCTTCTGTGCACACTTGGGCTTTGGTTCCCAGGGGCCACGGGGTCCTGCGGCCCTCCAGTCAGGGCTCCAAGCAGGACTGTGGGGCCGTGACTTCTGGGGGATGCAGCCTGGTGTGACCATGgtcggggctggggaggagggctcTGGGCCAGGCCAAGGCCCCACACCAGTCCCGCCTGCCCCAGGTGCTCCAGGCCCTCCCCATCTCCCTGGGAGAGCCTCACGGCCCCGGGGGCAGCCAAGTCCAGAAGCGCTGCAGCCCATCCACAGCCCGGAGGGGACAGGAGTCGGACCCCCTAGGACCTGCGGCCATCCACCCTAGGTGCTGCTGGGAGTGCAGTCCAGTGGGGGTGTCCTCTGGATTGAGGGTCTTTTGCGGAAGGGGCAGACTGTGGGCTTTTCTGGAGGGAGGGGCTTAATGGTGCAGGAAAGAGGACACAGAGGGTAAGGACCCCTTACCAATTGCGagtacaaaataatttatttaaaaatgtacaatgcAGGAGGGTGGGCTGGGCTCCCTGCCACTGCCCTCTGTCCCCCTGGCCACCCAAGGGAAGGGGCCAGCCCTGcctggggaagggaggagccGTGGGcgaaatgtgaaaataaaagaaagatggcGAGCCCCCTCCCTTTTCAGCAAGGGGCTGGTCTTGCGGGCGATTCACAGTGTGTATGGGGAGGGGGCCTCGCCAAGCTGTCTCTCCTggacctcagtctccccatctgcaaGATGGAAGTTAGGGCAGTGGCCTCTGGGGCCCATAGGAATCTGTGATCCCTGGGAGCTCGGGGAACCATTTTGTCCACCCCACAGGACACAGCCCCAGAGAGCAGGAGGCAGGTGTGCCGAACCAGGTATGGGTTCCTCAGAGATCCCAGGGGGCTCCTCTGGGaccccgggggtgggggtggtaacCCTAGTTGTCAGCCAGGGACCCAAGCGAGAAGGTGGTGGCGGCCGTGGCGGCGGCGGAGGGCGGCCGGGGGAGGCAGTGCAGGCTCCCGGTCCTAAGCGCGCACTGCACGGGCCAGAGCACCACGCAGGACAGCACAAGCAGCAGCACCACGATGAGGGCCGCGCGCCTCCAGTCCCGGCAGCGCGCCCGGCAGCGGGCCAGGCGGCCCCGACGGCGGGCAGGGCCCGGGGTGGGCACGGGCGCTGCGGGCATGGCGGGCTTGCTCGGGCCCACGTCCACATACACGAAGCCGGGCGCCGCAAGGCCAGGCGCAGAGGGCGGCGGGCGGCAGCACAGCTTGGTGCCCTCCAGCCACACGGGCTCCTCCCGCCGCAGGTGTGCTGGCATCTGCGCCTGCAGCTGGCGGCTGGTGTGCAGCGCGGGGGCCCCGGCAGCAGGCACGGCCGTGGGCCGCCGGCAGAACGGGCAGGGCACGGCCTCGCTACCCGGCCGGCCTGCGGGCTGGGTGGCTGCCATCCGTGCGAGGCACTCCAGGCAGAAGGCGTGGGTGCAGGAGAGCTCCTTGGGTGTCTTGAAGATGTTGTCGTAGCCCGAGAAGCAGATGGAGCATTCCAGAGGGGAGGCCGCTTTCTCCAATCCAGGGGTGCCTGGGGACCTGGGGCTGCCGGCCGAGCCAGGGGACCTGGGCACTGTGGCCGTGGGGCTGCTCCTGCCGGCAGGCGGCATGGCCGTGTGCCACACCTGTGGGCCTGATGACATGGTTCTGGGCTGTGGGACAAACGGAGACACCGTGAGTGACCTCGATTGCCCCTTTCCCGCAAGGTCTGTCTGTCGCTGTCTCCCCGTCCCTCTCTCGCATCACCCAGAGACTCCGGGAAGGACGCTGCCCGTCTGCAGGCGCCTCCGCCAAGTCCACCTGTCCCTGGGCTCAAGGTCTTTCTGCTCAGGTTGTAACCCTGCGCTCCCCAGCTCCTCACCTGCTGAGTCAGGGCTCAGCATCCTGGGGCGCCCCAGCCTGCCTGGGCCCTGTGGACCACTGCTCTGTAGACGCCTCCCACCAGCCCTGGCCTACCTGGACGTGCCACTGGGCAGAAATAAAGGTGATGATGAGAATGGCCCACAACAGTTACTCTTTACATCGGGGCTCTGCCAGGGTGGGCCCTGGGCACGTGGTACAGAAGAGCCACGGTGCAGAAGAGGCAGCTCGGAGGCTGGAGTGACAGCCAGCGGGACCCGGGCTCTCACAGGAGTGTGGCTCTGGGTCAGGTGAAGTGGGCTTGAACACAGATCCCGGTGTGGGCGGCCGATTTGGTTGGCGCACACCCAATCTGTGGGCAGTTGTGTGAGGGTGGATGCCAGGCCTGGCTGGGTGAGGGGTGGGACTCTGGATCTGGAGCCGGCCCGAGCTGGATGCACTGCGGGAGACTGGAGGGCCTGAGCAAGGATGGTGGCCGCGGCCCGAGGAGGAGCTTTGTCTCCCAGCCAAGGCCTGAACCTGCAGCACCAGCTCATCTGGCTGGTGACGAGGGCCTGATGCTGGCCCTAAGGGCCTGGAAGTGCTCCTCAGCCGGTGCCAGGGGAGCGGGGGGGCGGGGTGCCGGGCGAGCCCCAGCCATCCTCTCCAGGCCGGCCCGCCACCTGGGAGGGTCACACCAGCCACAGCTGCCATCAGGAGGTAGTGGGACGTGCTCCCCCTTGCCTGCTGCCCCTTCACGGGGCCCAGGTCTCCTCCCCAGGCAGCCACATGGCTCCTGCTTGGAGGAGGGCGGGTAAGGGGCTGACTCGCCCTTCACCTTCACGACGGACAGAGGAGGCCAGGGCCTTGGGAAGACGCTGGCCACGTGACCCCATGGAGCCCAGGAGGCCCCCCAGGGGTGACCTGACCCTGACTTGCTGGTCAGTCCAGGAGGGATGGTGGGATGACTTCGCAGTGAGGTGCCACGAAGGCTCAGGTGTTGCTGCCTCCTGACGGTGACCACTGTGAGTCACGGTGACATCACTGTGATGTCACCAGTGCCCCGGCATCACAGCGTGAGATGTCATTACGTTTGGTGACAGCAGTTGCCGCAGGCCAGGCGGCAGCCTCAGCAGGGTCTGGGGGTACTGCGGGCTGTCCTCCCCCAGCCAGTTCACCCCACATAACCGGTTCCTTGGCACTGAGGCCCCACCCCTCTGAGGAGGTGCCCCACCCTGAGCCTGTACAGGTGAGAGGTGAGTGCCAGCTGAGCCGGCCTTACCTGGTAGCCGGGGTCAGCGGGGCCCGGGCATGACCCTCTTGGCTGGCACGGCCAGGCTGAGGCCCCGAGCTCACTCGTCCCGGCAGTGCTGGCTCCTTCCCCTCCGGGCCAGGCTGGCCTGTGCGCTCCCTGGCCGCTCTTCCTCTCCAGGGCCGCTGgggggccggggggcgggcgTGTGTACTCCTCCAGGTGTGGAGCGCTGTCTGAGGCGGGTGTGAGTTCTCTGGGCATGGGCTCCTGGCAGGTGTATTTATACGCTCGCTCTGGATCATGCTGGCCAGGGGCGTGGCCCGCTTCCGGGATTGGCTGGcctcctgtcctctccctggcaGGCTGGGCAGCCGAGGGCGGGGAGTCAGAAGTGAGAGGTCggagcctggggtggggctgggggtcagTAGGGCTCTGTAGTCTGGGCAGGTCTTGGGGGGGGTGGCTGGATGCCTGGGTAAAACCTCTCCCCTACCCCCGTGGCCCCTGAGATGCCAGAGCAGCCCCTCCAGAAACAGATCTGCTCACCAACCCTGTTCAAGGTGGCGGCACCTGAGCTCCTGGGTGGGCCCCCCAGAGGGTCCCTTCAAGGAGCCCCCCACTCACAATCGGCTCACTGACGCCCTCCCCAAGCAGCCCCTGCCCTTGCCCCTCGCCCCAATTCCTACCTCACCCGTGTGGCTGCCGGTCACAAGCAGCACCGCCCCCAACCCGGGCTTCTGCTGCCCCCGCCCATCCCTCCCCACCTACAGCCTTTGGGGGCCGGGAGGGAACTCCCTGCTCTGGGCCCAGAGAGTGGGGTGAGGGGTCAGGGCTGGGAGCACCCAAGGGGTGAGCCAGGGGTGAGGGCGGGCCAGGCGCCAGGCTGGCCACAGGAACTTGTTTCCGGGGAGCGTCTGCTGGGGCACCTCAGTTACACATGCAGGGCAGGGACTCCGAGGAAGCGCCCACCCGGCCAGGGGAGCCGGAAGTCTCCCGGGGGACGGGGAGCAGTTTCAGCCAGTAGGTACGGGGTCCCAGCAGACCACAGGGCCAGGCTGTGCGGAGGCCTGGCTGGAGGCCAGGATGGAGGGGGTGAGGGCTGCGCCGGAGGGGCCTGGGTCCTAGCCAGGGGCTCCCCCATCTGACACCTGATCCTGGCCCCAGGGTCACAGCAGGCTCTCCCCCACGCCCCGTggcttccctgcccccaccccccagctgcaCGCAGCACACCTCAGAGTGCACCTGATCTAGACCCGGGGCCCAGGACCTGAGATGGGACCCCAATCACCAGCCTGTGGGAGGGGATGCTGGGCTTGGTGAGGCTGGGAGCGGCGGCCCACCCTGGTGGGGGACGGCCCAGCTCATCCCCACCCACCAGGCAGGGGCCCCCTGACTCCTCAGCGGGTAGTCCAGGACCCCCGGAGGCTGCCCAGCCCCAACAGCAGAGGAGAAGCACCGACGGCCAGCAGAAGTCGGAGGTCAGCAAGAGGAAGACCCTCCCTCAGTGTTAGGAGGTGGCCGCACAGAGCAGGCTGCCTGGGCCCAGACCCCGGGGGGAGCCCCAGCGAGACGGGGGGGCAGCCAGGCCTGCAGCCGCAAGGAGGCCGAGGCGGGGGGTGACTGCGGGACGAGAGGGGACCTGGGCTTCGGAAGGGGCTGGGGCTCCCCTGTGTGCTCCAGGAAGGGGGAGGAGCCCCAGCCAGGGGCTCAACGAGGGGGTGGGGCTcagagggggagggtggggactCGGAGAAAGGGCGGGGGCCCAGAGAACGGGGAGTCTCTCGTCCGTGCGTGACGGGGCTCTGGTTCCCACGAGTGTCGTGACGCAGGGTCGGTCACATGCTGCCTCCAGGAAGTGTCCTCGGTCCTCTGAGAACACCTTCCCAAGGGCTCCTGGGAATCTCCGAGCTCCTCAGTGGACAGTCAGTGCCCAGAGGCGAGGGGACAGGAATACCTGAGGGACGTGCCATCTGGGGTGCTGGCCAGGTCTCACCGCACGGGACCTCAGCACACTTGGGGCCCACCTGGTCCCCACACACCTGCTCGCTCTCCAGCTTCACGAGGCAGGAGCAGCTGCTCTGGGTGTGAGCATGGGCTTCGCCTGAGGGGGCGGGCTGTTCACCGACTCACCCCAGCTGGGTGTGCGAGCGCGCGTGTCTGCGTGTGCAGGTGCGTGCACGCGTGAGGGGAGCACGGCGGCCGGCACGTGACCCCGGGGCTGGGACTCACTTGCTGGACCGGGCGGAGGACGAGGCCCACGGTGACCACCCCCGTCCAGTCACGGCTCTCAGATGTGGGGTCCCGGAGCCCTCAGACACCTGGGAGTCCTGGGCTGGACACACAAGCTGTCCTCGGCCAGAGCAGGAGAGAGGCCTGCCCCCCGAGGCCCCCGCTGGCCACGGCCCCCCTGCCCCAGGACTGGGGTGAGGACCGGCTTCAGATCCCTGAGGGCTGCCGGGGGCACACGAAGCGGCCAGTTTGGGGAGAGGTCCCCACACGGGCGTAGATTCTGGTGTCCCCCACAGGTCAGAGGCTGGGCTGAAGCAGGGGCTCGGGGGGTGCACTTGTGTCCGGCCTCCCCCCCACCGCCTGCCCGTCCCCACACACACTCTGGGCTCCTGACAGGCTTGGTGTGGCCCTCTGGCCACAAGGCGACTCTTCCGGTCCTGTCCCTCCAGCACCCAGTAGTGAGCTCGGTCCCCAAAGTCGGCCTGCCCTTGGAAGCCGGGTCCTTCTGGGGCCCGGTGCCCAGGCCCCCGCCAGGCCCTCTGCCCTCGGGTCACCCCCTCAGGCACCGCTCGCCCTGCTCTGTGCTCCCGCCTCCCACCTCTGCAGTGGGTGCGTCCTCTTGCTGACCTCTGACTTCTGACGGCTCTGGGTGCTTCTCCGGCGCTGAGTGAGCGGATGAATGAACGAGCTGCAGCGTGACCCCCGGGCCGAGCCCACCAACCGCCCCCAGGCCGAGCTCACCTCCCGGGGCGTGGAGTTCCCCGTGGTGGTTGACACAGTGGGGCTGGGACGGGACACCTGCCTGCTTTGGCCTGAACTGATTACCCCAAAAATTGGCCTTATCTTGGCTTCTTACGTGAGGGCCTGGAGTCCGGGTGAGGAATGGGTGACGGAGAGAAACTGGGGAGGCGGCTGTGCATGGTGCCCGGCCCAGACGCCCTGCCCCTGCCagctgccccacccccatctcgggtgccccccaaccctgcccaccGCTTTCTGGCCTGGATGCCCATCAGGGTCACGGGCTGACGAGTCCAGTGATGCCCCCCCCCCAACTATCTGGGGGCCTGAGACAGTCGCACCCAGGCCCAGGGGTCTCCGGCAGCTGAGAGCCCAAGGGGCCAGGCCACACAGGCCTGGGAAGTCAGGGGAAGCATCTCAAGTGTGGGGACCAGAGGGCTGCAGGTTCAAATTCAGAGTTGAGTTTTGCTGCCAGGGGTGGGGCAGAGCTGAGGctgggggctgcaggcagggcagGGGACAGGACAGTAGAGAAGAGGGGCTCTGGGGGGCCCCGGGGAAGCCGAGGGTCATCTTGCACCCACAGGAACCCCGTGGGTGACCCACAGCCCCTCAAGGCTGTCAGCCTGGAGACAGGAGGTTCCCGGGCAGCCGCCCCCCAGAACAGAGGGCAGAGCCTCCCCACATCCCTGGCTGTGCTGACGCGGCACCCAGGGCCAAGCAGACACCCGCCGGGTGCCCCGATGGCTGCAAGCCTCAGATGGGGCGGGCCAGGCTCTCTGCCCCGCGCCCCAGCTCTGTCCTGGCGGCTCTGGCTGGGACGCCCGGGATGAAGCCCGCTGCCGGTCGGCAAAGGTCCCTGTGCTCGCCAGCCCCTCCAAGGGCCACCCACCCACAGGACCCCACCTCCCCAAGGTGCCGCCAGCCTGCACTCTGTACCCACATGTGGCTTCCTCCTGGGGGCTGTGAGACGGGCACCACGGCGACCTCCCCGAGGCCCCATGGGTGTCCTGGCTGCACGGGGGCCTGCAGTCACCTGTGACTTCACATCCCCCAATGGGCCCAGTCACTTTACAGAATAGCCCCCCTAGGGGGCACCCACACTCTTTCCCATCTCAGTCCTGACGGCTGGGGGCCACCAGGGAGTCCTGCTCTCGTGAGGCAGCTTGGGACAAGCCCCCTTCTCCCGAGGCTAAGGTCCTGAGGGCTGAGGGCTGCCTGCGGGGGTGGGGGTCCTGGTCCTTGCAGAgggctccctgccctccccagtgCGAGGCAGGGCTCGGCAGCAAGGCTTCACCCCTGCTGAGGAGCAGGTGAACCTTGGGCCAGCGAGAAAGGCCTGAGTGGTTTATTGACGCTGATTTCAGGTGGCCGCCCCTCTCGGCTGCTGGTCAGTCATCGTTCACGTCCTGGCGACCGAGTTCGTGTCCATAAACCACAAACACCCCAGCGAGAATCCCAGTGCAGAAAGCAGGAGGCTGGCCACACAGGCCCTGGTGTGGGCCCCGCGGACGTGGACCAGACGCCGGAGGAGAAAACGTCAGTCCCCGCGGAGGCTCTGGGGAGGCCAGGCAGCACCCTGCCCGTGCTCAGTGGGCGCCCCGACGCTCCCCCATTTCCACAGGAACCCAGAGCCATCCCTCCGCAACCGGCCGAGGCAGGGAACACGGGCTGCCGCCTTGGGGCAGAGGCAGCGGGACGAGACTGCCGGCCAGGGCGGCCCTCGGCAGGTCCAGCGAGACAGCCAGCCCAGGCGGCAGTCACAGGTAAACGTGGCCCCGGGCTGACACGTCCCTGGGGGGCCTTGACCTCCAGCAGCTTCAGGCCAGTGTCCGTCCCAGTGCCTGGGGTCCAGGCGGGGTGCACATGAGGACAGCGTGCCTCTGGGACTTCTATACAAAATGCTTTCTGCTTAAACACAGGTTGAGAGTCAGCAGACCAGACGACTCACTCCTGCAGCGCCTGGAAACGGGCAGCTGTGGCCGTGCAGGACAGCCCTGAGGGCGCCTGAGCCTGGGGGCCGGTTTGCAGGCCCCAAACTGCCTGTGTGTGGATGCGGCCGGATCCCCCGAAGGCCTCGGCCTCACTGCTCTCAGAGGGGGCGCAGGGGGTCTGCCCACCATGGGCTCCAAGGCGGAGGAGCACCCGGGTCCTGCAGGCTGTCTCTCCCGAGGAGCCTGGACCCCACGCGGCCTGGCTCCCCAGCCCGGCTCAGGGACAGAGGCCGGAGTGATGCCCCGGGTCAGTCACGCTGAGCGGCTGTGTGCGGTGAGGAAGGCCCGCAGGCAGGCGGCTCTCACTCCACATCTGTGGCTGGAGAGGGACGAGCCAGGGCCGTGTGCAGGCCTGTCCTGAGGCCTCACTGGGCAGCGCCCAGCCTTCGTGTGGGCCCCCCCTCGGCAGCACGCGGGGCTGTGGATGGGCCGCGGGATCAGACGTTGCTCACCCGGGCCTCCACGGAGGAGACGGCAGTGGGGCCCACGTCCCTGTCCGAGGGCCGCTCGCGCCGGACGTAGCGCGGCTTCCGCACTGAAACGGGGTCAGAGACAGGCGGGATCAGAGCGGGGCCTGGGGCGGCAGGGAGGGCCTGAGGTCGTGGGCCTCCCTCCCTGGGGCTCACGGGAGTGGGGCCGGAGCAGCCACGAGGGAGGAAGCCCACCGGGCTCCAGCTCCCGGACACCTGGCGCCCCTCGGCCCGGGAGAGGGTCCGGCTCTCCCGAAACACGGAGGCGCAGGTCATGTGGTGCGCTGTAGGGCGGATGGTATCCCCCCCACTACACACGCGCGTCCACGTCCTAAGGCCCAGAACTGCGGGTGCAACCTTACTTGGAAAAATggtctctgcagatgtgattatctgatgggccctaaatccagcgACCAGTGGCCtcgtgagagggagggagacacagagggGAGAAGCCAGCTGAAGATGCGGCAGCGGCTGGAGGGAcgcggccacaagcccagggacgcctggagccccagaggctgggagaggcaggaaggacccgcCCCAGAGCCTCCGGAGGGAGCAGgtggcctccagaaccgtgagagaagACACTTCTGTCCTCCCGAGCCCCCGGGCTGCATACTTCGTTACGGCCGCCCCAGGAGACTGACGCAGGCACCTTGTGTTTGGGCATGGCGCCGCTTTGGGGAGATCAGACAAGTGTCTCACTGGACAGGGCAGATCTCGCCTTGACCGAGGGACTTCTCTGTCCCCAAGGAGGAGGATATCCTCACCTGTCCCCACTCCAGACCTCCATACGGTGGCAGGAACACGGTCTGGGGAAGAGGCGGGTGGCCTGTTGTGATGTGACCTCTGTGCTCACGGGGTCAACTGTGACACAGCTACTGCTCAGGAGGGACCACGGGAGGGCCCCGTGCCGGCCACTGGCTCCCTGctcaggcagagctgggacctgGTGGAGGGCTGAGGGCAGCAGGGGTGACCCCCGACCCGTGTTGGGAACACCCCGCCCCCCCGACAGACTCAGCATCtcaggaataaaagggaaaaggCACGAAAGCCGCGGTTGATGAAGGGGGGCTTGGCCGGCACCCCTGCAGCAGCCATGGGCCTGGCGTTCTGAAATTCCCACCAGAGACGAGGCATCCCGACAGGGCGAGGGACACGAAGCACTGACGCACCtgaggatggaggtgggggaaTCATCGCGGCCTTGAAAAGGGGAAAAGGCACAGTGAGAACTGCAGACAGGATGGCCCCCAGCCCAGACACACAGACACCCAGACGCACACGCACGGGGCCTCAGCCCGCCCATCGGGTACTTACAGCTTCGCCAGGCTGCAGGCCGGGGGCTGTAGGGGAGAGCACAGGTGTCACCTGGAGGCCACACAGCTGCCTCAGCCTGGGGGGGGCCCTCAGCCTGGGCGGGGGTCCCTCAGCCTCAGGGCAGGGGTCTCTCAGTCTGGGAGGGACCCTCAGCCTCCGCTGCTGGGCCCTCAGCTTGGGCAGGGGTCCACAGGCCTGAGGTGAGGGTCCAtcagcctgagggttccacaagcCTGCAGAGGGTCCCCGGCTACAAGCTCACTCCAGTCCCTCACTCCTGTGCCCAGCGGTGCCCTCAGCCTGCCCGGCCCCATCTCCCACCGCACTCGGGTGGTGTCCCGCCAGCGCTCTGGGGCCAGCCGCCCCCATCCCCAGCTTCCCGCCAGAGCAGACAAGCCGGCCTGCAGAGTGTCTGCCCCCGTCACCCTTCACACTGAGACCCCACGACATCCACCCAGAGCATTCCCAGGACGTGACCACCCCTCTTATCCTCAGACCCGAGAGCCACGTGACAACCCAGTCCCCTCCAGGGTGTCGCAGATGCGGCCTCGCACCGGACACCTGCATCTCGGCCCCAGCCCCGCTCCGTGCCCCCGGGCACACCCTGGCAGGAGGGGTACCTTTGTTTCTTCCATAGAAGACGTCAGGCAGCTTACTGGCACGCTTGAGGTAGAAGAATGCAGCCACGGAGAGGATGAGGCCCGAGCTGATGAGAAACGTCCCCAGGAAGAGGGAGGCTGCCACCTGGGGGCCCCCTGCAAGCGAGGTGAGGGCTGCCAGGGGTGCACACCTGGGCTCCCGCAGGGGCCGAGGGGTCCACACACAGGGGTGTGGGGCCCCCCTGCACTCAAACTGCCCAGGCCTCAGGTTCTCGGGGGCGTGGGCTGTCAAGACGTTCAGTGATCCTGGCCCCCGAGCCCCCCATCTCCTCCCTTGACACTCAGTGCAGACTCTGGGGCCCCCATGGCCCTGGTGTGCGGATACACCCCACCTCGCCTCTCTGGAGCTGGTCAGCTGTCACCCGGGGTGGCCCTCCCAGCACCAAGATGCCCGCTGTCTTCACCTCCACAGGTTCAGGTGGGCCGGCGGGCGGACGCCGAGCTGGAGGCTCTGCATTTAGGTGCCCGTGGGAGG encodes:
- the C3H1orf159 gene encoding uncharacterized protein C1orf159 homolog isoform X1, yielding MALQRAVLLASLLVEVASRSSGSAGQQPKCCVDVVDTNATCPGTSLCGPGCYGHRAEDGTVSCIRCRNGTHNSSECRGFAARGAHFPMNRSTGTPGRPSFGGPQVAASLFLGTFLISSGLILSVAAFFYLKRASKLPDVFYGRNKGDTCALPYSPRPAAWRSCRDDSPTSILRCVSASCPSPCRDASSLVGISERQAHGCCRGAGQAPLHQPRLSCLFPFIPEMLSLSGGRGVPNTGRGSPLLPSALHQVPALPEQGASGRHGALPWSLLSSSCVTVDPVSTEVTSQQATRLFPRPCSCHRMEVWSGDSAEAALRPARAALGQGRGPHCRLLRGGPGEQRLIPRPIHSPACCRGGAHTKAGRCPVRPQDRPAHGPGSSLSSHRCGVRAACLRAFLTAHSRSA
- the C3H1orf159 gene encoding uncharacterized protein C1orf159 homolog isoform X6; this encodes MALQRAVLLASLLVEVASRSSGSAGQQPKCCVDVVDTNATCPGTSLCGPGCYGHRAEDGTVSCIRCRNGTHNSSECRGFAARGAHFPMNRSTGTPGRPSFGGPQVAASLFLGTFLISSGLILSVAAFFYLKRASKLPDVFYGRNKGDTCALPYSPRPAAWRSCRDDSPTSILSAEAALRPARAALGQGRGPHCRLLRGGPGEQRLIPRPIHSPACCRGGAHTKAGRCPVRPQDRPAHGPGSSLSSHRCGVRAACLRAFLTAHSRSA
- the C3H1orf159 gene encoding uncharacterized protein C1orf159 homolog isoform X5; this encodes MALQRAVLLASLLVEVASRSSGSAGQQPKCCVDVVDTNATCPGTSLCGPGCYGHRAEDGTVSCIRCRNGTHNSSECRGFAARGAHFPMNRSTGTPGRPSFGGPQVAASLFLGTFLISSGLILSVAAFFYLKRASKLPDVFYGRNKGDTCALPYSPRPAAWRSCRDDSPTSILRPCSCHRMEVWSGDSAEAALRPARAALGQGRGPHCRLLRGGPGEQRLIPRPIHSPACCRGGAHTKAGRCPVRPQDRPAHGPGSSLSSHRCGVRAACLRAFLTAHSRSA
- the C3H1orf159 gene encoding uncharacterized protein C1orf159 homolog isoform X2, producing MALQRAVLLASLLVEVASRSSGSAGQQPKCCVDVVDTNATCPGTSLCGPGCYGHRAEDGTVSCIRCRNGTHNSSECRGFAARGAHFPMNRSTGTPGRPSFGGPQVAASLFLGTFLISSGLILSVAAFFYLKRASKLPDVFYGRNKGDTCALPYSPRPAAWRSCRDDSPTSILRCVSASCPSPCRDASSLVGISERQAHGCCRGAGQAPLHQPRLSCLFPFIPEMLSLSGGRGVPNTGRGSPLLPSALHQVPALPEQGASGRHGALPWSLLSSSCVTVDPVSTEVTSQQATRLFPRPCSCHRMEVWSGDRAHQIITSAETIFPMRKPRYVRRERPSDRDVGPTAVSSVEARVSNV
- the C3H1orf159 gene encoding uncharacterized protein C1orf159 homolog isoform X4 is translated as MALQRAVLLASLLVEVASRSSGSAGQQPKCCVDVVDTNATCPGTSLCGPGCYGHRAEDGTVSCIRCRNGTHNSSECRGFAARGAHFPMNRSTGTPGRPSFARASSSPWLHSSTSSVPVSCLTSSMEETKVTPVLSPTAPGLQPGEAAAMIPPPPSSDRVPATVWRSGVGTGEDILLLGDREVPRSRRDLPCPVRHLSDLPKAAPCPNTRCLRQSPGAAVTKYAARGLGRTEVSSLTVLEATCSLRRLWGGSFLPLPASGAPGVPGLVAASLQPLPHLQLASPLCVSLPLTRPLVAGFRAHQIITSAETIFPMRKPRYVRRERPSDRDVGPTAVSSVEARVSNV
- the C3H1orf159 gene encoding uncharacterized protein C1orf159 homolog isoform X3; protein product: MALQRAVLLASLLVEVASRSSGSAGQQPKCCVDVVDTNATCPGTSLCGPGCYGHRAEDGTVSCIRCRNGTHNSSECRGFAARGAHFPMNRSTGTPGRPSFGGPQVAASLFLGTFLISSGLILSVAAFFYLKRASKLPDVFYGRNKAPGLQPGEAAAMIPPPPSSDRVPATVWRSGVGTGEDILLLGDREVPRSRRDLPCPVRHLSDLPKAAPCPNTRCLRQSPGAAVTKYAARGLGRTEVSSLTVLEATCSLRRLWGGSFLPLPASGAPGVPGLVAASLQPLPHLQLASPLCVSLPLTRPLVAGFRAHQIITSAETIFPMRKPRYVRRERPSDRDVGPTAVSSVEARVSNV